The Mycolicibacterium smegmatis genome has a window encoding:
- the recX gene encoding recombination regulator RecX — MTSSRPRLTSEPSDVPDGEQAQDPRTREEQAKNVCLRLLTVRARTRAELETQLTKRGYPDDVSARVLDRLTEVGLIDDEDFAEQWVRSRHLNAGKGKRALAVELRKKGVDDEVISSALADLDPAAERQRAEQLVRDKLRRERLDGTPENDVKVTRRLVGMLARRGYNQSMAYDVVSVELANERERRRV, encoded by the coding sequence ATGACGTCCTCCCGGCCCCGGTTGACTTCTGAGCCGTCGGACGTCCCCGACGGCGAGCAGGCGCAGGATCCTCGCACCCGTGAGGAGCAGGCCAAGAACGTCTGCCTGCGCCTGCTCACCGTGCGGGCACGTACCCGGGCCGAGCTCGAAACCCAGCTGACCAAGCGCGGCTATCCCGACGACGTCAGCGCCAGGGTTCTCGACCGGCTCACCGAGGTCGGCCTGATCGACGATGAGGACTTCGCCGAGCAGTGGGTGCGTTCACGCCACCTCAACGCCGGAAAAGGCAAGCGCGCCTTGGCTGTCGAGCTCCGTAAGAAGGGCGTGGACGACGAGGTGATCTCGTCGGCTCTGGCCGATCTCGACCCGGCCGCCGAGCGTCAACGGGCCGAGCAGTTGGTGCGCGACAAGTTGCGCCGCGAACGTCTCGACGGCACACCGGAAAACGACGTCAAGGTCACCCGCAGGCTCGTGGGCATGCTGGCGCGCCGCGGATACAACCAGTCGATGGCCTACGACGTGGTCAGCGTCGAGTTGGCCAACGAGCGGGAGCGCCGGCGGGTCTAG